In Acanthopagrus latus isolate v.2019 chromosome 17, fAcaLat1.1, whole genome shotgun sequence, the following are encoded in one genomic region:
- the nradd gene encoding tumor necrosis factor receptor superfamily member 16 — MRLFVICALLLLKVTLGDACASGQFTESGQCCSLCPAGFGVEVECGKEDTKCTPCPQGKFSSSEDLSACLPCGKCPYSVPMVSPCSATQDTQCECDSGYFFFSIHGLCAPCSKCNRGEGAVRECGLQGDTLCQRCGPGTFSEELRSTKPCQSCTQCSDGEVEIRPCLPNSDTLCMDKKLHILSRPPVDGPVEEVTKADESSPPPGTKFTPQDQGGNNNILAYVSVLAAVVLGLLLYVAYKCWRSCKQKRALSKARAAELGTSPEGEKLQSDSGVFLDSHSLQDNQPSKGTKRDSRQDNRLYINLPPHRQEEVERLLQEGGGRGWRQLGAALGYEPEQLDLFGRGEAPAHTLLSNWAQKEGSTLGLLCSALARIERPDVVTALNCPAQGVSVV; from the exons ATGAGACTGTTTGTCATCTGCGCGCTTCTGCTGCTCAAA GTCACCCTTGGAGATGCCTGTGCCAGCGGCCAGTTCACTGAGTCGGGGCAGTGTTGCAGTCTGTGTCCCGCGGGCTTTGGAGTGGAGGTAGAGTGTGGGAAAGAGGATACCAAGTGCACACCATGCCCACAGG GAAAGTTTTCCTCATCTGAAGACCTCAGTGCCTGTCTCCCCTGTGGCAAGTGCCCGTACAGTGTCCCTATGGTGAGCCCTTGCTCTGCCACCCAGGACACACAGTGTGAATGCGACAGTGGCTACTTCTTTTTTAGCATCCACGGCCTGTGCGCGCCCTGCTCCAAATGTAATCGCGGCGAGGGCGCTGTACGCGAGTGTGGCCTACAGGGGGACACGCTGTGCCAGAGGTGTGGCCCGGGGACCTTTtctgaggagctgaggagcACCAAGCCCTGCCAGAGCTGCACCCAGTGCTCCGACGGCGAGGTGGAGATCCGACCCTGCCTGCCCAACTCTGACACACTGTGCATGG ATAAGAAGCTGCACATTTTATCTCGTCCTCCTGTGGATGGACCTGTTGAGGAGGTGACCAAAGCAGACGAGTCCAGTCCTCCCCCTGGAACAAAGTTTACCCCACAGGACCAGGGTGGCAACAACAATATTCTGGCCTACGTATCAGTTCTGGCTGCTGTGGTGCTTGGTCTGCTTCTTTACGTGGCTTACAAGTG ctggAGATCATGTAAACAGAAGCGGGCTCTGTCGAAGGCCCGTGCGGCCGAGCTGGGAACATCTCCAGAGGGAGAAAAGCTCCAAAGCGACAGCGGCGTTTTTCTGGACTCTCACAGCCTTCAGGACAATCAGCCCAGCAAAG GTACCAAGAGGGACAGCAGGCAGGACAACCGCCTGTACATCAACCTGCCCCcccacagacaggaagaggtggAGCGCCTCCTGCAAGAAGGAGGGGGCCGGGGGTGGAGGCAGCTGGGCGCAGCGCTGGGCTACGAGCCCGAACAGCTGGACCTGTTTGGGCGTGGAGAGGCCCCCGCTCACACGCTCCTCTCTAACTGGGCCCAGAAAGAAGGCTCCACACTGGGACTGCTGTGTTCTGCGCTGGCTCGCATCGAGAGGCCCGACGTGGTGACAGCTCTGAACTGCCCCGCGCAGGGTGTCTCTGTGGTCTGA